The Sulfitobacter sp. SK011 genome contains the following window.
GTGAAACTCGTCGCAGCCCGCCAGTTTTGCGTTCTCACGATCGGCCTCCATCGCGTGTGCGGTAAGGGCGATCACTGGAATTTCCGATGTCGCGGGATCACCTTTTATCGCCCGCGTCGCCTGCCAGCCATCCAGAACCGGCAGGCTCATGTCCATCAAGATAAGATCAGGGGATTCCTTGCCTGCCTGGTCCACACCCTCCTGACCGTCACGGGCTGTGATGATCTCAAAACCTTTTCGGATCAATCGCCGCGACAACATGTCTAGGTTCATGTCATTGTCCTCAACGATTAGAATCTTGGTCATGGGACAATATCTCCTTTCCTGTCAGAGGTGACAAGGTTTCGCCGGATCGCAGCCATCAGGTCGGCACGGCCACTTTGCCCTTTGATCACAACATCAAGGGCATGTGATTGCAGCCAATCCATTTCTTCCCGTGTCAGATCCTTCGAGGTTGCAATGATAACCGGAAGCGCGTCAAATTCGCGCCGTTCGCGCAGCGCACGAAGCGTTTCAAAACCATCGAGGTTCGGCATCATCAGATCCAGCACCATGAGCGTGGGAAGCTTGATTTCCAATTGCGCCAAAGCCCTGACGCCGTCTGAAGCTTCGCGAACAGCCCAACCTTCGCGCACAAGAATACGCCTGAAAAGGGCCCTGCTGGCGGCATCATCGTCAACAACAAGCGCTTCCCGGTCGGCACCGCCGGAAAACGCATTCAACGTATCAATAAGCCGTTGTGAATTGATCGGCTTGGTCAGATGATCCACGGCACCAAACGCCAGCCCCATTTCGCGATCTCCCAGCACTGTTGCAAGGATGACGGGTATCTCGCAAAGATCCGGATCGTCCTTGAGTGCGCGCAGCACGGACCAGCCATCGCGCTCGGGCATGATGATGTCGAGCACGATGGCGTCGGGACGGTGCTTGGCCGCCAGTTCCAGCCCGGCGTTCGCGTTGGAAGCCGTGATCGGCTTAAATCCTTCGGCATTCAGCAAATGGGTCATCGCTTCAAGCGCCTTGGGATCGTCATCAATGACCAGTACTGAACCCGCCTTTCCCTGATCGGGATGCGCGCCCATGTGCAATTGATCTGATGGCATCTGATTGGGATAGCTGAGCGTAAAAGCTGACCCTTTGCCCGGTTCCGTCTCAACCTTCACAATACCGCCGACCATTTCCGTGAATTGCTTGACGATGGCCAGACCCAGACCTGTGCCGCCATAGTTGCGCGTGGTCGAACTGTCGGCTTGCATGAAGGCCTGAAAAAGACGTCCCTTTTGCTCTTCGGTCATGCCGATCCCATTGTCGCGGATCGTAAAGTCGATTGCGCCATCACTGTCATCAACGATCAGCTCGATCCTACCGGATTTGGTGAATTTCGCGGCATTCGACAGCAAGTTGAAAAGGTTCTGACGCAATTTGGTCTTGTCTGTATTGATGTCTGCGCTGCGGGCCTTGATCTCAGTGACCAGCGTATTGTTGTTTTTTTCGATGATGGGCCGGATCGTGGCGGCCACATCCTCGACAAGCGGTGCAATCGCAAAGCGCTCAATATGGACTTCCATTTTCCCCGCTTCAATCTTGGACAAATCGAGGATGTCATTGATCAAAGCCAGCAGGTGCTGACCAGAATTCATGATCTTTTCCAGATCATCGACAGACGTGTCATCGCCGGAATCCTGCGCGTCATCGATCAGCATTTCACTGTACCCGATAATCGCGTTGAGCGGCGTGCGCAGCTCATGACTCATTGAGGCCAGAAACCGGCTCTTCGCTTCGTTGGCGGTTTCAGCGCCTTCTCGCGCTTCCTCAAGCTCGGCCTGCTTTTGGATCAGGTCGGAAATATCGCTGTAGACGGCAACGGTACCGCCGTCCGGGGTTTTGCTTCTTGAGACATGGACCCAAGCGCCGTTGATCCGCACTTCGCGGCGGACCGCACTTGGCTCTCTATGATCTCTCAACCTCTCTTCGATCCATTGCTCAGGGGCCATGCCGCCAGTGGCCTCAGGATCGCTGGCCGCATTCGCAGCAAGAATATCCCGAAACGGCGTGCCGGGGTGCAGGAGATGCGCAATGTTGGAAAACATATTCCGGTACCGTTCATTTGTCAGAACAAGATTATCGTCCGCATCAAAAAGGGCAAAGCCGTCCGGAATGGTTTCTATCGCCGTCAATATCGTCATCCGCTGGTTTTCGGCTTCAGCCTCAAGTTTCCTGCGGTAGCCCTGACTTTCGTGAAGGGCACGCACGGCGCTCGACATGCGGCCAAGCTCGTCAGGGCCTTCGGTGGGCAATTCCACGTCCTCGACGCCCGCGTTCAGATCGGAAATTGCCCGGTTGATCCTGCTCAGGGGGGACAGTATCGACCCAAGCACCCGCCACGTCAGATATGACCCTGAAATCAGGATCACTATGCAGGCCACGACGGATCTGATCATGGACCGCCGCGCTGCACTCGCGGCCAGTTGTTCGCTGTTCGCAGCCTGGCTTGCAAGGTCGCTGATCAGGGTCTTGAGCGCGCCATCCACAGCGTCGCTGCCCTGCCGCGCCTGAGCGGATAATGTGTTGCCGATCACCCGCCTCTCTTCGGTATAGGCGTCCGCTGCCTCCAGCGCCGCATTCGCGTAATCTTCCACGCCGCGCCTGATCTGCGTCACGGCGTCCGGGGCAAATTTCTCAACTTCTGCAAGTTTCTCATTAAGCCGTTCGCGCGCGGCCTGAGCCCGGCGTTCAGAGAGCGTAAGCAAACTGACCGAAAGGTCAGTCAGCCAATAGCGCATCTCGCCAAAATCACGGTCCGCCTCTGCTGCAAGTTCAAGATAGTGAAACCGTTCGGTCGATTGTTCGACCAACTTTTGATTTTGCCGCAACTCCCACGCCATGATGGCAGTGCTCACAAACAGAGCCGCCAAAAGTACGGCCGACAGCGACCCTATCTTAAAGGCGATGCTGTTGCGCGCGACACGCGCGCGCAGGGTCTGTCGTGGCCCTGAATTCATTTCTTAAGTGTGATGCTGATCGCACCCGCAAGATCGCCTGCGGCACCGCCCTCCTTGGGAAAGCCCGTGACATCCACTTCACCCTTTGGTCCGCCATGACACGACAGGCAGGACTCACCGTAATATTCGGGTATCAGCATTCGGAAGGTCATCGATCCATCAACCGATATCTCTTCGTAAAAGGCATCACCCTTTGGCCAGTCCGCGCTGTTGAATTTGTCCGTCAGAACCGCGTTTTCCCATTCATCCGGGCGGGCCTTTCGGTTGCGCACGAGGTGAAGGGGTGCCGTGACCTTAACCTTGGCGTCGTCACCCAACTTGCTGACAAAGCGTTCGTTCACCAGCCGCGCAAATATCGCCGGGATGAAACCCTTAAAAGCCATACCTTCCGAATTGATCAAATCCTGATGCTCGTCCATCACCTCAGACATGGATGCCAACTGGGCCTCGGTCAGGCGTATCTGTTCCGGGCTCAGCCCCCCTTCAAGCGGCGCGGTGCCGTGCAATTCGATGTAGTTCGCTTCAACGGCTTTCATAAATGCCGCGCTGCTCAGGCCTTTGTCACCGATGGTGGGATCGTTTATGAGGTCTTGATTGTTGGAAATAACCCCGCGCCCGACCCGCAAGAGCGAGGCAAGCCGCTGCCCTTCATCCGCCAGCGCGGCAAGGCTTTGCTGGGCTGCAATCGGATCTGGTTTTGCTGCAATAAGCAAAGAAAAGGAAACGAGGAGAATTGGCCAAAATTTGGTCATCAGAAACACTCCTTTTATCTAAAATAATCTCTTCTAACATCTTTAAGACAATGGACCTAACGGTAATGGGTGAAGTGCACGAAGGTCCAGAACAATACTGATACGGCGTCGGTCCCCAGGTCATGCACTTCGTGGACCTTTGGTCCTTCGCTTTAACGTTTACAATTCAACGTCATGAAACAAAGCGACAACATGTTTCGCATAATGTGCCGTAATATCAGCACCCTGCCCGCCCGCACCGGTGTTGCATGACAACGCCGCAAGCCAGCTAAGCCGACAATTGCGTCATTGTGTCTTTGAGGTTCAGAATTCCAAAACCTGTCCGATCGTTCCAACCCGGCGATGTCACCCGGCGTGCACCATCCTGCAACGCTCTGCGCATTTCTGCGGGCGCAACTGTGGATACGTCCCACCCCTCTCGAAGTGCTGCGATTGCGCCCGCCACAACAGCCGATGCTGACGAGGTGCCACCGCTGCGCAAATGGGCGTTGCCATCTTCCACAAACCAACTTGGTGCGCAGAGGTCAGGTTTCTTGGGAGTGTCCGTTTCCGTTACGAACCCTTCTGGTCCCGGCCCCTGTGAGGATGCACCGATCCAGGCCCCATCGGTGCGCACCGCCCCGACCGAGGTGACGTCGGACAAGCCGTTTGCGCCCCATATGCTGCGCGAGGGTCCTCTGTCATAGACGGTTGATCGCGGGTCCGAACAAAATTGACCGCTGTTTCCAGCGGCAAATACAACATCATGTTTCTGAGCAATCAGTTTGACGAGATGGTTCAGGTAATGATCGGGATCATTTGTATAGTACCCCCTCAGACTTTCGGCAAAGCGGTCGACAATTCCCCATGCATTAAGGATCACCCATGGACCGGTTTGTGACAAATAAACGTACCTCAGGAAAAAGAGTCCAAAGAGTGCCTTGATGGTAAAGCTTTCGACATCCGTAATTCTGCCGGGGATCATCGGCAGATCATAAAAATGGGCGTCTGGGGCAAGCTCGATCAAGGATCGCATCAACATCGACCCATGCTGGTGGGGCAGCCTGACATTATTAGATGACCCTTGGCCCGGAAACTTGACCTCACCATCAACCTCCCAGGACATTCCGCCACCGTATGTGCCGCCAAGGCCCTCGATATAGGTTTGGCTGACCCCCTGATCGACCAGAAACACTTTGACCCCTTTTCCAGTGAGCTTTTTGTCGCCCAGCGCACCCGCCGCGATAAGCCCACGACCAAGACGTCGTGTGCCAAAGTGATATCCATGCCCACTGTTTGAACACCAGTGCTGGCCCCGCTCTGCAAGACCCATTGAACTTGGCGTCACATCTATCCCCAGAACGCGGGATATGTCCGCTCTCCCGATGGAACGCGCTCTGTTCCTGAAATCGTCAATCAAAGTGCGGGCTTCTGCCGCCGAGCCGACCTCGAATGACCAGCCATACCCCAAGCCGGCGGCCTGTGGCTGGTTGATTGGTTCGTCGTCCGGACCGAGTGCTTTCCAAGGATTGTTGCTCGGCCCGTCCGGGATCAGCCCTGCCGGCGGATTAAAATCTGAAAGACTATACCCAACCGCATCCAGGTTCGTCGCCAGCATAAATTTGCTCTCGTCGAAAATATAAAGTTTCACGGCCATCGGTGTTCCCTCTTCGGACAGAGGCGCAGGGCTTCGGATGCCAAAAATTCAGGCTCAAATCACGCCACGCATAGCGTCGCATGGACCAGTGCATCAAAAAATATTCATGCAATCTTGGCGGTCCAATTGCATCATAGGGTTAACTTTTACCCCAAATTGACCAATAATGCACGTGAAAGGTGGTAAATTGATGTCGCCGCAATCTTGTTCTGCCAAGAATTTCATTCCAGCACCTTCTTTGCCAGGCAAAGGAAATGGTGATGATTACGCGGTTTTGGTCTCAGCAAATAGCAGCCCAACAACGGGCACCGACGACACACCTGTGGCGTTGACCTCGCCACCCGAGCCTGACCGCAGAACGCAAACGTCTGCGGCACGGCAACTGCTTTGCCTCGCAATCGTCGACGTGGTCGGTTTCTCTGCCATGATGCGTGCCGACGAAGAAGGGACGTTTCATCGCTGGACGGGGCTGCGCGAAGAATTGATATTGCCGCTATTGGCATCTCATGGCGGTGTTTTGGTCAACACCACAGGCGATGGCATCTTCGCGACATTCACAAACCCTGTAGACGGCGTGCAATGGAGTCGCGAGCTTCAGTCCAAGGCAAGACAACGCCGTCAGGGGCTTTCGATGCGGGTTTCCCTGAATTACTGCACGGTCTTGCGCGATGGCAAGGATCTGCTGGGTGATGGCATAAATGTCGCCGCCCGATTGCAGGAACTCACACCGACGGGCGGCGTGGTTCTGACCCAGTCCGTGCAGGAAGAAATCAAAGATCACGCCGAATTTGAAACGCGCCCGTTTGGTCCCGTCACCCTGCGTAACATTGACGGCGATGTGATGGCCTTTGAACTGATGACTGACGGGCGCCACCACAGCGAACCGGCACCCGGCATCACCAAATTACCCTCAATAGCGGTGATGCCGTTTGTGAACTTGGGCGGGCAGGAAAAGGACGACTATCTCGGTGCCGGCATCGTCGAGGACATTGTCGTATCCCTTTCGAGCCACGAAGACCTGACCGTCATTTCGCGATCTTCAACGCTGGCATTTGCACGACAGCCGATAGATCCAAAGGCCGTTGGCGAAGTTCTGGATGTCCGTTACCTGATCACTGGCACAATTCGTCGGTCAAACGACCGCATCCGTATTTCCGCCCAGTTGCTTGACGCGGGTGCCGGACAGCAGCTCACCAGCCTGCGGCGGGACTTTGAAGTAAAAGATATCTTTGCTGTTCAGGACGAGATTGTCGAAACAACGCTGACCCATTTATTGCCGGGAGTGCATTCGGCCGAACGACGCAGGGTCTTTCGAAAATGGCCCTCGTCCCTGTCTGGCTACGACAACTACCTCAAAGCCCTCGATCTGATCGGCAGTCTGCAACGAATACAGTTCGAGAGCGCCCTAAGCCATCTCAATCAAGCCATCAAAGCCGATCCGGGGTTTTCTTTGCCCTTGGCCTGGGCGGCACGGTGGTACAGTCTGAACGTTGGACAGGGTTGGTCCAAAGATCCTCAAGACGATTCAGCCAAAGCAGCCGAACTTGCCATGCGCGCTATTCGTATCGACGAAAACAACGCGCTGGCGCAGGCAACCTACGGACACGTAAGATCGTATTTGTTCGGCGATTTCGAAACCGCGATCACCCACATGGAACACGCGACCGAAATCAATCCCAACAGTTCAACCGCATGGCTCTTGTCCAGTGTCACGCTATCCAGTCTCGGCCGGCATGAAGAAGCCATCGCAGCCGCCGAACGGTCACTGCGGCTGTCGCCATTTGATCAGTGGTTGTTCATTCACTACGCATTTCTGGGAATTGCGAATTACGATGCCGGAAATTACGAAAGAGCATTGATCTGGCTTTCCCGCGGCCTCGCTGAAAATCCCCGGTACACCAGCGCGCTGCGCACATTGGCGGTGACACAGATCGCTTTGGGAAATGGTGAAAAGGCGAACGAAGCAATCGCCCAACTTTTGGAACTGGAACCAAATTTTAATCTTTCGGCGTACGGGCGTACCCGAAGACTTTACAGCAACCCTGCGCAGGCGGACCTTTTTCGCGACCGTCTGCGTCAGGCTGGTGCTCCACAGTAATCGGAGCGGCATTTAGTTAGGAGATAGCCATGTCAGGACCAGGCGGACCGATTGGAACTTTTGATGCACGCGATGCCAGAGACGCACGAGATGCGCGCGACGCACGCGATGCGAGGGACGCAAGAGGGGAGGCACAATATGGCGGCAGCCCCGGTTATATTGGTGTCGGAATATCGCCACATACTGTGCCCGAAAACCCGGCAGCGCCCGCAGTTGAGGATTATTGGTGGGCAGGCCTTCAATGGCCTCAGACGTCGCCGGAAGTATTGGATGGCACGGGCGACCCAAAACGGCTGCACAAGATTTACAAATCCTACAACACGGCTGAATTCAAAAACTGGTCACCGGGCAATGACGCCATCGCTTTTCTGTCAGAATTCGCGGCCCTGTCCTCCAACGCGCAGGACAAGCCGGACTGGATAGACATCGTACTGCCAGACCCTGCGCGCACCACGAACAATCAAACGGGCGTGACCGACTTTGGTGCTGGTCAGCCCAAGTGGGATCTTGAGGATGAGCTTACCGAGTTGGTCGGCCTGATTGAGTATCGCGCCGGGGTCATGAGTGAAGCTTTGCAGCAGCGTGATACGCTGATCGGATATTTTCAAGGGATCGTGCCGTTCACCTATCTGTCACATCCCTACACCTTCAAATTATGCCACAACGCATTGGTTGTTGCGCAATTTCTGGCATACCATTTCAAAAAGAAATTCAACCGCCCGCGACCCTCGCAATTACACCCCGCTTTGATGCCGCCGATTGATGTCCCGCAACACGCCTCCTATCCAAGTGCGCATGCCACCGAGGCTTGGCTCATCGCATATTGTCTGGACGAGGTTATGCGCGATGGAAATGGTGCAAACGATAAGATCATGGAGACAGTCACCGCAGGCCAACCGGTCCGCAATGCGCTGCACGACATGGCAAGTCGCATTGCCAGAAACCGCGAAGTGCTGGGCGTACATTTCCCCTCTGACAGCGAAGCAGGAAAACGGCTTGCCTTTAGCGCGTTTCCAATCGTCAAAAAATGCCCCTCGGTTCTGGCGCTCGGCGACAATAAGCTTCTTGATAAGGCACGGGCAGAATGGGCGGGGACGAAATCTGTGGCCCCTTAAAGCCCGCTCCAATTTACAGAAACTTCAAGAACGTTGGATCATTTTTCTAACGAAGAACCGCCTGTAACCCAAATGCAGGCAATCGTTCGCTAAGCGAAACATCAACCTGCTGGACAACATACCAAACGCGGTCTTGCTGTCAGAGCCAGATACTGTTGACGAAAATGCAACAATCGACGCTTTCTTGCCCGAAATTTGCCATCATACTGCGATAGGAATGCGAAACCTTTGTTAGAGAAAGAAAAAATTGAGGACAGCAGCAGTGACGGATACAGCCACCCCTAGCCAATCTTTCGCGGATCTTCCGTGGATCCGGAATGCCCGCTTTGATACGGGTTTCATATTTGGGCTTCTCGCACTTTCTTGCGTGACTGGCCTGGTCATCTTAATGGAGCCGACCCTTTTCTATCCAATCCTGGTGATTGATCTGTGGTTCTTGGGATATCATCATGTGATATCAACATTCACCCGGATCTGTTTTGACAAGGAAAGCTTTCAGGAACACCGTTTTCTGATGGTCGGATTGCTTCCGATTGTGATCGCCGTCACCCTGGGCGTTGTGTGGATCGCGGGCCTCTGGGTGATCGTGACCATCTATTTTTACTGGCAATGGTATCACTACACCCGTCAGAGCTGGGGTATTTCACGCGCCTATCGCGGCAAGGATCGGCAGGCGGCCTATGAAGATGGCTGGCTGGATCAGGCAATCTTTTATTCGATCCCTGTTTTTGGCATTATCGCCAGATCCGCAGAGCAGCATCCGACGTTCATCGGGATGGAATTGTGGTCTTTCCCTGTCCCGCCATTGGTGTCTGAAGCGTGCGGATTGGTTGCTATTGGCCTGTTGGCTTTCTGGGTGCTCGCGCGCGTCAAAGCGGCGTCCGAAGGGCGTCTGGCGGTTGTACACACGATGTACATGCTCACCCATTTCGCAATCTTCTATCTCGCCTATATCGCAACCAGCGACATCACCTTGGGCTGGCTGATGATCAACATCTGGCACAATGCGCAATACATTTTGTTCGTATGGATGTACAACAACAAGCGGTTCAGCGGCGGCGTCGACCCTGACGCAAAGTTCTTGTCCTACATCTCGCAGTCAGGTCGTCTGTGGCTTTACCTACTGACCTGTGTTGCGATCACCGGGGTCGTTTATTGGGGTGTTCTACGCACCATAGACTGGCTGTTCTTTGCGGGACTTTCTGCAACGATTGTCCTCTACCAGATCGTTAATTTTCATCACTACATGATCGACAGCAAGATCTGGAAATTGCGCAAACCAAAGATGCAAAAGACACTGCAACTTGGCGAGTGATATCTTGTCAGCCATCAAGTCAGATGCCAGCCTCAAAAGGGCTGGCATCGGCACTTGCGCCACTGACGTCTGACACCTGTTGGCGGGCTTTTCTTTAGTCGCTTTCAGTCCCGCTGGCGCTGTTTTTCCAAGGCCAGTTTTCTCATGCAAACGTGCTGGCTGACGCAAGGTAAAATCAGTTTTCACAAAGAAATGGCCACCGGTTTGGAACAAGGCCCGACCGCGTTCGTTTATCTGTAAATGGCAAGGCATTTGGCAAATGCTTCGTAAACCAACGCAACTGACAGAAAAACAAAAGGACGCATTCCGATGAAAATTCTCATGGTTCTCACCTCCCACGATGAGTTGGGCGATACAGGCAAAAAGACCGGCTTTTGGCTCGAAGAATTTGCGGCACCTTACTATGTGTTCAAAGACGCGGGTGCGGACATTACTTTGGCATCGCCCAAGGGTGGTCAGCCGCCACTCGACCCCTCAAGCAATACAGATGACGCCCAAACGGATGCCACCAAGCGGTTCAAAGCGGACGACGCCGCGCAAAAGCATTTGGCCAAGACCGAAGTTTTGTCCACCATTTCTGCCGAAGGGTTCGACGCGATTTTCTATCCCGGTGGCCATGGTCCGCTTTGGGATTTAGCCGAAGACAGCGATAGCAAGAAACTGCTTGAAACCTTCGCTGCCAGTGAGCGGCCCATCGGTGCCGTCTGCCATGCCCCGGCAGTGTTTAAGCACCCCAAAGGCTCGGACGGCAAGCCGCTTGTCTCGGGCAAGACCGTGACCGGCTTTACCAATACCGAAGAAGAAGGTGTCGGCCTCACCGACGTCGTGCCATTTCTGGTCGAAGACATGCTGAAAGAAAACGGCGGCGACTATCAGAAAGGCGACGACTGGGCCTCTTTCGTGGTGACCGATGGCAAGCTTGTCACCGGTCAGAACCCAGCATCATCCGAAGAAGCCGCGCACAAGTTGTTGGCACTTTTGTAAATCGACGCATTGGGGCCGTCCGAAAAAGGCGGCCCCAATGCCCATACACCCTTTGAGGGATTAAATCAGGATCGTCGACAAGCTGGCAAAATAACTCAGCAGGACCAGAACCAAGGCAACAGCAAGAAGAAACGGCCAAAGCGCCTTGAGGATCGCACCGGGCGGTGTGTTGCTCATCGATGATGCGATATAGAGGCCGATGCCAACGGGCGGTGTCAACAGACCCAGAACCAGATTCAGGCAGATCACAACACCGAACTGATAGGGGCTGATGTCATAAGAACCCGTCGCGATCGGCAGCAGAATTGGTGTGATCAGAATGATCGCGGCGATGCCATCTATTACCATACCAACCAACAACAGCGCGCAATTCACAATCAAAAAGAACATGAACGGATCGGAGGTCACCGAAGTGATGAGCCCAGCCAGCTTCTGTGGCACCTCCTCATATATGATCACCCAGCCAAAGACGCTGGCCGCCGAGATCATAAAGATGATCATCGACGCATTGACTGCGGTGCGCTTGAACATTTCGCCCAGATGTCCGGGCTTCAGTTCTCCATAAACCAGCCAGCCCACCAGAAACGCGATCAGCGATGCGATGGCCGCTGATTCAGTCGGTGTTGCCACGCCAAACAAGATGCCGCCGATGATCGCCAGGGGGATCAACAGCGCGGGCAACGCTTGAACTAATGCGCGGCCGGCTTCCCCGCGCGACATCCAAACGCCCTTTGGAAACTGCTGGCTCCACCCGACGATGGTAATCACCATGACAAAGGCCAGCGACAATAAAAGTCCGGGAATAATACCCGCAATAAACATATCGCCAATCGGTACCTGAGCCAGAACCCCATAGATGACAAACATCATCGAAGGCGGAATAACCGGTGCCAACAGGCCACCGGCAGCGGTTGTGGCAGCGGAAAATCCCTTGTCATAACCTTCTTCTTCCATCGCAGGCACCATGGCCCGGGACATCACCGCAATTTGAGCAGTGGCGGAGCCGATGATGGCCGCCATGAACATATTGGCCAGCAGATTGATATAGGCCAGACCGCCCCGAAACCCGCCGACAAACACCCGCGCCATGTTGATTAGACGCTTGGTCATCCCACCTTCGTTCATCAGCTCGCCGGTCAGCATGAACAGGGGCACAGCCAGCAAGCCGTAATTTTCAAGCCCGGCAAACATCTTTTGCGCAAAACTGTCGTAAAGAACTGTGTTGCCGCTTTCCCAGATGTACCAGATGGCCGTAATCACCAACACGATCGCCACAGGAACAGACAGGAACAATGCGGCAAGAAAGACGACCGGGCTCATGTTTTGGTCTCTGGCGGGCTGATCAAATGCATTGCCGAATGCAGCGTCGCGCCAAGCGCAAAGAGCCACATCACGCTCCAGAACAGATATTTCGGCACGCCGAGCGTTGAGGTGGGTTCGGCATAGATAAAGTTGAACGTCTGGCCCTGAAACGCAGTCGTATCAAAGCCCGCCCGGGCCAAATCCAGTGGCATGAACCAACGCCAGCAGAACCAAAGCATCGAAAGAGCAAATACAAAGATCACGGCATCAACGGTCTTGGTGATCACGGCTTTCAGCTGGTGCGAAACGGCATCGGGCAACAGCGTAATCGCCACGGAACTTCGATGGTGCAATGCGGCGGAAGCGCCAAGAAAGGTCATCCACGCCATGGCATAGATAGCCAGTTCATCCACCCAAAACAGCGCGTTGCCAGCGGTGCGCGTCACCACATTG
Protein-coding sequences here:
- a CDS encoding response regulator, yielding MTKILIVEDNDMNLDMLSRRLIRKGFEIITARDGQEGVDQAGKESPDLILMDMSLPVLDGWQATRAIKGDPATSEIPVIALTAHAMEADRENAKLAGCDEFHTKPIDFAVLLDQINQLTPQ
- a CDS encoding response regulator, whose translation is MSTAIMAWELRQNQKLVEQSTERFHYLELAAEADRDFGEMRYWLTDLSVSLLTLSERRAQAARERLNEKLAEVEKFAPDAVTQIRRGVEDYANAALEAADAYTEERRVIGNTLSAQARQGSDAVDGALKTLISDLASQAANSEQLAASAARRSMIRSVVACIVILISGSYLTWRVLGSILSPLSRINRAISDLNAGVEDVELPTEGPDELGRMSSAVRALHESQGYRRKLEAEAENQRMTILTAIETIPDGFALFDADDNLVLTNERYRNMFSNIAHLLHPGTPFRDILAANAASDPEATGGMAPEQWIEERLRDHREPSAVRREVRINGAWVHVSRSKTPDGGTVAVYSDISDLIQKQAELEEAREGAETANEAKSRFLASMSHELRTPLNAIIGYSEMLIDDAQDSGDDTSVDDLEKIMNSGQHLLALINDILDLSKIEAGKMEVHIERFAIAPLVEDVAATIRPIIEKNNNTLVTEIKARSADINTDKTKLRQNLFNLLSNAAKFTKSGRIELIVDDSDGAIDFTIRDNGIGMTEEQKGRLFQAFMQADSSTTRNYGGTGLGLAIVKQFTEMVGGIVKVETEPGKGSAFTLSYPNQMPSDQLHMGAHPDQGKAGSVLVIDDDPKALEAMTHLLNAEGFKPITASNANAGLELAAKHRPDAIVLDIIMPERDGWSVLRALKDDPDLCEIPVILATVLGDREMGLAFGAVDHLTKPINSQRLIDTLNAFSGGADREALVVDDDAASRALFRRILVREGWAVREASDGVRALAQLEIKLPTLMVLDLMMPNLDGFETLRALRERREFDALPVIIATSKDLTREEMDWLQSHALDVVIKGQSGRADLMAAIRRNLVTSDRKGDIVP
- a CDS encoding DUF3365 domain-containing protein, translating into MTKFWPILLVSFSLLIAAKPDPIAAQQSLAALADEGQRLASLLRVGRGVISNNQDLINDPTIGDKGLSSAAFMKAVEANYIELHGTAPLEGGLSPEQIRLTEAQLASMSEVMDEHQDLINSEGMAFKGFIPAIFARLVNERFVSKLGDDAKVKVTAPLHLVRNRKARPDEWENAVLTDKFNSADWPKGDAFYEEISVDGSMTFRMLIPEYYGESCLSCHGGPKGEVDVTGFPKEGGAAGDLAGAISITLKK
- a CDS encoding S8 family serine peptidase; this translates as MAVKLYIFDESKFMLATNLDAVGYSLSDFNPPAGLIPDGPSNNPWKALGPDDEPINQPQAAGLGYGWSFEVGSAAEARTLIDDFRNRARSIGRADISRVLGIDVTPSSMGLAERGQHWCSNSGHGYHFGTRRLGRGLIAAGALGDKKLTGKGVKVFLVDQGVSQTYIEGLGGTYGGGMSWEVDGEVKFPGQGSSNNVRLPHQHGSMLMRSLIELAPDAHFYDLPMIPGRITDVESFTIKALFGLFFLRYVYLSQTGPWVILNAWGIVDRFAESLRGYYTNDPDHYLNHLVKLIAQKHDVVFAAGNSGQFCSDPRSTVYDRGPSRSIWGANGLSDVTSVGAVRTDGAWIGASSQGPGPEGFVTETDTPKKPDLCAPSWFVEDGNAHLRSGGTSSASAVVAGAIAALREGWDVSTVAPAEMRRALQDGARRVTSPGWNDRTGFGILNLKDTMTQLSA
- a CDS encoding adenylate/guanylate cyclase domain-containing protein → MSPQSCSAKNFIPAPSLPGKGNGDDYAVLVSANSSPTTGTDDTPVALTSPPEPDRRTQTSAARQLLCLAIVDVVGFSAMMRADEEGTFHRWTGLREELILPLLASHGGVLVNTTGDGIFATFTNPVDGVQWSRELQSKARQRRQGLSMRVSLNYCTVLRDGKDLLGDGINVAARLQELTPTGGVVLTQSVQEEIKDHAEFETRPFGPVTLRNIDGDVMAFELMTDGRHHSEPAPGITKLPSIAVMPFVNLGGQEKDDYLGAGIVEDIVVSLSSHEDLTVISRSSTLAFARQPIDPKAVGEVLDVRYLITGTIRRSNDRIRISAQLLDAGAGQQLTSLRRDFEVKDIFAVQDEIVETTLTHLLPGVHSAERRRVFRKWPSSLSGYDNYLKALDLIGSLQRIQFESALSHLNQAIKADPGFSLPLAWAARWYSLNVGQGWSKDPQDDSAKAAELAMRAIRIDENNALAQATYGHVRSYLFGDFETAITHMEHATEINPNSSTAWLLSSVTLSSLGRHEEAIAAAERSLRLSPFDQWLFIHYAFLGIANYDAGNYERALIWLSRGLAENPRYTSALRTLAVTQIALGNGEKANEAIAQLLELEPNFNLSAYGRTRRLYSNPAQADLFRDRLRQAGAPQ
- a CDS encoding phosphatase PAP2 family protein, which codes for MSGPGGPIGTFDARDARDARDARDARDARDARGEAQYGGSPGYIGVGISPHTVPENPAAPAVEDYWWAGLQWPQTSPEVLDGTGDPKRLHKIYKSYNTAEFKNWSPGNDAIAFLSEFAALSSNAQDKPDWIDIVLPDPARTTNNQTGVTDFGAGQPKWDLEDELTELVGLIEYRAGVMSEALQQRDTLIGYFQGIVPFTYLSHPYTFKLCHNALVVAQFLAYHFKKKFNRPRPSQLHPALMPPIDVPQHASYPSAHATEAWLIAYCLDEVMRDGNGANDKIMETVTAGQPVRNALHDMASRIARNREVLGVHFPSDSEAGKRLAFSAFPIVKKCPSVLALGDNKLLDKARAEWAGTKSVAP
- a CDS encoding type 1 glutamine amidotransferase domain-containing protein encodes the protein MKILMVLTSHDELGDTGKKTGFWLEEFAAPYYVFKDAGADITLASPKGGQPPLDPSSNTDDAQTDATKRFKADDAAQKHLAKTEVLSTISAEGFDAIFYPGGHGPLWDLAEDSDSKKLLETFAASERPIGAVCHAPAVFKHPKGSDGKPLVSGKTVTGFTNTEEEGVGLTDVVPFLVEDMLKENGGDYQKGDDWASFVVTDGKLVTGQNPASSEEAAHKLLALL